In Ectothiorhodospiraceae bacterium 2226, a single window of DNA contains:
- a CDS encoding NAD-dependent succinate-semialdehyde dehydrogenase, which produces MSSINPANGEILAEFALWTDDRLERALSQAQRAGGLWAARPIEERTEVVRAAAEVLRAQRDELARLISLEMGKPIREARGEIDKCAMACEYFAEDGPAFVRDEPMVSDARRSVVAYQPLGCVLAVMPWNFPFWQVFRFAAPALVAGNTGLLKHASNVPQCAQAIERVWQEAGAPEGVFTTLWIEAGRVGRVISDGRVQAVTLTGSEAAGRRVAAQAGEALKKTVLELGGSDAFVVLEDSDLEATVAAAVASRYQNAGQSCIAAKRFIVVEPIGEAFVAAFRDAVAALRVGDPLDDDTALGPLARWDLRDDLHAQVEASVGAGARCMLGGQRLEGPGAYYAPTVLDGVGPSMPAYEEELFGPVASVIRVADEEEALRVANDTRFGLGASVWTGDPARGERLARRLQCGGAFVNGIVKSDPRLPFGGVKASGYGRELSAHGMREFVNIKTLWIK; this is translated from the coding sequence ATCAGTTCAATCAATCCGGCGAACGGCGAAATCCTCGCCGAGTTCGCGCTGTGGACGGACGACAGGCTCGAACGCGCCCTCTCGCAGGCGCAGCGGGCGGGCGGTCTATGGGCGGCACGCCCGATTGAGGAGCGCACCGAGGTCGTGCGCGCGGCCGCGGAGGTCTTGCGCGCCCAGCGGGACGAACTCGCGCGGCTTATCAGCCTGGAGATGGGCAAGCCGATACGGGAGGCGCGGGGTGAAATCGACAAGTGCGCGATGGCCTGCGAGTACTTCGCCGAAGACGGTCCCGCATTCGTGCGCGATGAGCCGATGGTGAGCGATGCACGGCGCAGCGTGGTGGCCTACCAGCCGCTCGGTTGCGTGTTGGCGGTCATGCCGTGGAATTTTCCCTTCTGGCAGGTGTTCCGCTTCGCTGCGCCCGCGCTCGTGGCGGGCAACACGGGCCTGCTCAAGCACGCCTCCAACGTGCCCCAATGCGCGCAGGCCATCGAGCGCGTGTGGCAGGAGGCGGGCGCGCCGGAGGGTGTGTTCACGACGCTGTGGATCGAGGCGGGTCGGGTGGGTCGAGTGATCAGCGACGGGCGCGTGCAGGCAGTGACGCTGACCGGCAGCGAGGCGGCCGGGCGCCGCGTCGCCGCGCAGGCGGGCGAGGCGCTCAAAAAGACCGTGCTGGAGTTGGGCGGTTCGGACGCGTTCGTGGTGTTGGAGGACAGCGACCTGGAGGCGACCGTCGCCGCCGCCGTGGCCTCGCGGTATCAGAACGCCGGGCAGAGCTGTATTGCGGCGAAGCGCTTCATCGTGGTCGAGCCGATCGGGGAGGCGTTCGTGGCGGCTTTTCGCGACGCGGTGGCGGCGCTGCGCGTGGGCGATCCGCTGGACGATGACACGGCGCTGGGTCCGTTGGCCCGTTGGGACCTGCGCGATGATCTGCACGCTCAGGTCGAGGCCAGCGTGGGCGCCGGCGCGCGCTGCATGTTGGGCGGTCAACGGCTCGAGGGCCCCGGCGCGTACTACGCGCCGACGGTGCTCGACGGGGTCGGGCCCAGCATGCCGGCCTACGAGGAAGAGTTGTTCGGGCCGGTAGCGTCGGTCATCCGCGTGGCGGACGAGGAGGAGGCGCTGCGCGTGGCCAACGATACGCGCTTCGGCTTGGGCGCCAGCGTGTGGACGGGCGACCCGGCGCGCGGCGAGCGGCTGGCGCGACGGCTTCAATGCGGCGGAGCCTTCGTCAACGGCATCGTGAAGAGCGACCCGCGTCTGCCATTCGGCGGCGTCAAGGCCTCGGGCTACGGCCGCGAACTCTCGGCGCACGGTATGCGCGAGTTTGTGAACATCAAGACGTTGTGGATCAAGTGA
- a CDS encoding pteridine reductase, with product MGTDDKPLQDKVALITGAAHRIGAAVARHLHARGMRIVLHYHSSRAAALALQGELCAARPASVVLVQADLLNAAKLAAVVQEAVAAWGRLDVLVNNASSFYATPMGSVDESQWDELIGTNLKAPFFLSQAAAPHLASSQGCIVNIVDIHADRPLKDYPVYSTAKAGLVMLTRALASELGPPVRVNAVAPGAILWPEHDLDEVTKQRIISRTLLKRQGSVDDIARAVHFLVADAPYVTGQVITVDGGRTVNR from the coding sequence TTGGGGACGGACGACAAACCGCTACAGGACAAGGTCGCGCTGATTACCGGCGCGGCGCACCGCATTGGCGCCGCGGTGGCGCGCCACCTGCATGCGCGCGGCATGCGTATCGTGCTGCACTATCACAGCTCGCGCGCGGCGGCGCTCGCCCTGCAGGGCGAGCTTTGCGCGGCGCGGCCGGCATCGGTGGTGCTGGTGCAGGCCGATCTGCTGAACGCCGCCAAGCTCGCGGCGGTGGTGCAGGAGGCCGTAGCCGCCTGGGGCCGCTTGGACGTGTTGGTCAACAACGCCTCGAGTTTCTACGCGACGCCGATGGGATCGGTGGACGAGAGCCAGTGGGACGAGCTGATCGGCACCAACCTCAAGGCACCGTTCTTCCTCAGCCAAGCCGCCGCGCCCCACCTCGCGAGCAGCCAGGGCTGCATCGTCAACATCGTGGACATCCACGCCGACCGTCCGCTGAAGGACTACCCGGTATACAGCACCGCCAAGGCCGGCCTGGTAATGCTCACCCGTGCGCTGGCCAGCGAGCTGGGGCCACCGGTGCGCGTGAACGCCGTGGCACCGGGCGCCATCCTGTGGCCCGAGCACGACCTAGACGAGGTCACCAAGCAGCGCATCATCTCGCGCACCCTGCTCAAGCGGCAGGGTAGCGTGGACGACATCGCCCGCGCGGTGCATTTCCTGGTGGCGGATGCCCCGTATGTCACGGGGCAGGTCATCACCGTGGACGGCGGCCGCACCGTCAATCGCTAG
- a CDS encoding multifunctional CCA addition/repair protein, with protein sequence MQIYLVGGAVRDKRLGLPVKDRDWVVVGATAEALRAQGYQQVGKDFPVFLHPETREEYALARTEIKTAPGYHGFTVHAAPDVTLEDDLRRRDLTINAMAEDLEGRLIDPFGGARDLEARVLRHVSPAFAEDPVRILRVARFAARYAHRGFHLADETLALMRQMVNAGEVDALIPERVWAEVVGALGEATPARFFEVLRECGALARLFPEVDRLFGVPQPPEHHPEIDTGVHVMMVLTQAARLSDDTRVRFAALVHDLGKGTTPREEWPRHVEHEARGVPLVRDLCQRLKVPNDYRDLAVLVTRYHLHYHRAGELRPTTLLKLFESLDAFRRPERFEQFLLACEADARGRPGYEERAFAQPGILRAALAAAVAAGNEAVRAAEVQGAALGEAIRTARLNALAALQTPRA encoded by the coding sequence ATGCAGATCTATCTGGTCGGCGGCGCCGTGCGCGACAAGCGCCTCGGCCTTCCGGTGAAGGACCGCGACTGGGTGGTGGTCGGTGCCACCGCGGAGGCACTGCGCGCGCAGGGTTACCAGCAGGTCGGCAAGGATTTCCCCGTGTTCCTGCACCCCGAGACGCGCGAGGAATACGCCCTCGCGCGCACCGAGATCAAGACCGCGCCCGGGTATCACGGCTTCACGGTGCACGCCGCGCCCGACGTGACGTTGGAGGACGACCTGCGCCGGCGCGACCTCACCATCAACGCCATGGCCGAGGATCTCGAGGGCCGGCTGATCGACCCCTTCGGCGGCGCCCGCGACCTCGAGGCGCGCGTGCTACGCCACGTCTCGCCCGCCTTCGCCGAAGATCCGGTGCGTATCCTGCGCGTGGCGCGCTTCGCCGCCCGCTATGCCCACCGCGGTTTCCACCTCGCGGACGAGACCCTGGCATTGATGCGCCAAATGGTGAACGCGGGCGAGGTCGACGCGCTGATACCCGAGCGCGTCTGGGCCGAGGTCGTGGGGGCGCTCGGCGAGGCCACGCCGGCCCGCTTCTTCGAGGTGCTGCGCGAATGCGGCGCCCTCGCCCGCCTGTTCCCCGAAGTGGACCGGCTGTTCGGCGTGCCCCAGCCGCCCGAGCACCACCCGGAGATCGACACGGGCGTGCACGTGATGATGGTGCTCACCCAGGCCGCGCGCCTGTCGGACGACACGCGGGTGCGCTTCGCGGCGCTGGTACACGATCTCGGCAAGGGCACCACCCCGCGCGAGGAATGGCCGCGCCACGTCGAACACGAGGCGCGCGGCGTACCATTGGTGCGCGACCTCTGCCAGCGCCTCAAGGTCCCCAACGACTACCGCGACCTGGCGGTATTGGTGACGCGCTATCACCTGCACTACCACCGCGCCGGCGAACTGCGGCCCACGACCCTGCTCAAGCTGTTCGAATCCCTCGACGCCTTTCGCCGCCCCGAACGCTTCGAGCAGTTTCTGCTGGCCTGCGAGGCCGACGCGCGCGGGCGCCCCGGCTATGAGGAACGCGCATTTGCCCAACCGGGCATCCTGCGCGCGGCGCTCGCCGCCGCCGTGGCCGCGGGCAACGAGGCGGTCCGAGCGGCCGAGGTGCAGGGGGCGGCGCTGGGCGAGGCCATCCGCACAGCGCGCCTGAACGCCTTGGCGGCGCTGCAAACGCCGCGCGCTTAG
- the folK gene encoding 2-amino-4-hydroxy-6-hydroxymethyldihydropteridine diphosphokinase, with protein MNAPVRVYVSVGSNVEPARYVRAGIRSLRERFGVLQISSVYESEAVGFAGDNFYNLVVGFDTTESVTAVARTLQAIEDAHGRDRTGPRFSPRTLDLDLLLYGEGELRAGGLVLPRPEITEHAFVLRPLAELAGGCLHPGLGRSYADLWAAFDADAQPLWPIELGLDD; from the coding sequence GTGAACGCGCCTGTCCGCGTCTATGTCAGCGTGGGATCCAACGTGGAGCCGGCGCGTTACGTGCGGGCCGGCATCCGCAGCCTGCGCGAACGCTTCGGCGTCCTGCAGATCTCCTCGGTGTACGAGAGCGAGGCGGTGGGCTTCGCCGGCGACAACTTCTACAACCTGGTGGTCGGCTTCGACACAACCGAATCCGTGACCGCGGTGGCGCGCACGCTGCAGGCCATCGAAGACGCGCATGGGCGCGACCGCACGGGGCCGCGGTTTTCGCCCCGCACGCTGGACCTCGACCTGCTGCTTTACGGCGAGGGCGAGTTGCGCGCGGGCGGCCTTGTGCTGCCGCGCCCGGAGATCACCGAACATGCCTTCGTGTTGCGCCCGCTGGCCGAGCTCGCCGGCGGGTGCCTTCACCCCGGCCTCGGGCGCAGCTACGCGGACCTGTGGGCGGCGTTCGACGCCGACGCGCAGCCGCTGTGGCCGATCGAACTCGGCCTCGACGACTAG
- a CDS encoding VanZ family protein yields the protein MDLDLNKNKRPLRYMALWLALGWLFVLLVIYLSLTPSPPPSPGVPQGDKLGHFLVYAGLTGWFLQIYAAREAHLWIAGGFIALGILLEVLQGLGGVRYFEWWDMVANTSGVLVALALADTRFGTLLLRLEQRWLVPAAR from the coding sequence ATGGACCTCGATCTCAACAAGAATAAACGGCCCTTGCGTTACATGGCGCTGTGGCTGGCCCTCGGCTGGCTGTTCGTGCTGTTGGTCATCTACCTCTCGCTTACCCCCAGCCCGCCGCCCTCGCCGGGCGTACCGCAAGGTGACAAGCTCGGCCATTTTCTGGTGTATGCCGGGCTGACGGGCTGGTTCCTGCAGATATACGCCGCGCGCGAGGCGCATCTATGGATCGCCGGCGGGTTCATCGCCTTGGGCATCCTGCTGGAAGTGTTGCAGGGCCTCGGCGGCGTGCGCTACTTCGAGTGGTGGGACATGGTCGCCAACACGAGCGGCGTGCTGGTGGCACTGGCCCTGGCCGATACCCGCTTCGGCACGCTGCTGCTGCGCCTGGAGCAGCGCTGGCTGGTCCCCGCGGCTCGCTGA
- the plsY gene encoding glycerol-3-phosphate 1-O-acyltransferase PlsY, protein MPLLDIALILFAYLLGSVSTAIVLCRLMGLPDPRSQGSGNPGATNILRTAGKRAGAFTLLGDAIKGLIPILVAQALGMTPLTLILVALAAFLGHLYPVYFGFRGGKGVATALGVALGLYWPLGVALVLTWLLVAVVFRYSSLAALVAAALAPAYAWILTGLTEYTLGVGVMAALLIWRHRSNIRNLLAGTESPLKRRER, encoded by the coding sequence ATGCCCCTGCTCGATATCGCCCTGATCCTGTTCGCCTACCTGCTCGGTTCGGTGTCCACGGCCATCGTCCTGTGTCGCCTGATGGGCCTGCCCGACCCCCGCTCTCAGGGCTCCGGCAACCCCGGCGCGACCAATATCTTGCGCACCGCGGGCAAACGTGCCGGGGCGTTCACCCTGCTGGGCGACGCCATCAAGGGGCTCATTCCGATCCTTGTCGCCCAGGCCCTGGGCATGACACCGCTGACGCTGATCCTGGTGGCGCTGGCCGCCTTCCTGGGCCACCTGTATCCGGTGTACTTCGGCTTCCGCGGCGGCAAGGGCGTGGCCACCGCGCTGGGTGTCGCGCTCGGCCTGTATTGGCCGCTCGGCGTGGCGCTGGTACTCACCTGGCTGTTGGTCGCGGTCGTGTTTCGCTACTCTTCGTTGGCCGCGCTGGTCGCCGCGGCGCTCGCGCCCGCCTATGCCTGGATCCTCACCGGGCTGACCGAATACACCCTCGGCGTCGGCGTCATGGCCGCCCTGCTGATCTGGCGCCACCGGTCCAACATCCGCAATCTGCTCGCGGGGACCGAATCGCCGCTCAAGCGCCGCGAGCGCTGA
- the rpsU gene encoding 30S ribosomal protein S21, producing the protein MPSVRLKENEPFEVAMRRFKRACEKAGVLSEVRRREYYEKPTAVRKRKLAAAVKRQQKKLSREHARRHRLY; encoded by the coding sequence TTGCCTTCTGTGCGTCTGAAAGAGAACGAGCCGTTCGAGGTCGCCATGCGCCGCTTCAAGCGCGCGTGCGAGAAGGCCGGCGTGCTGTCCGAGGTGCGCCGCCGCGAGTATTACGAAAAGCCCACTGCCGTACGCAAGCGTAAGCTGGCGGCCGCTGTGAAGCGTCAGCAGAAGAAGCTCTCGCGCGAACACGCGCGTCGCCACCGCCTGTACTAA
- a CDS encoding complex I NDUFA9 subunit family protein has translation MKPRTVCILGGTGFVGRHLVGQLFDDGYRVKVLTRNRERHRELLVLPTVDVLDANVHDPDTLRSAFAGQDVVINLVGILNERRPGQFRHTHVELTRKVIEACRAAGVKRLLHMSALGADPRGPSEYQRTKGEAEELVRAATDLQPTIFRPSVIFGEGDSFFNRFAGLLKLTPFVFPLACPNARFAPVYVGDVAHAYRVAVYHKETPGQTYELCGPRAYTLRELVEYTAQLAGRHRYVLALGDGASRLQARIAQRLPGKPFSMDNYHSMQRDNVCDGPFPAVFGIAHPTTIEARVPLYLAHRRTRDRLTHMRRTRE, from the coding sequence ATGAAGCCACGCACTGTGTGTATCCTGGGGGGGACGGGTTTCGTCGGACGTCACCTGGTCGGGCAGCTGTTCGATGACGGCTACCGCGTCAAGGTCCTTACCCGCAACCGTGAGCGCCATCGCGAGCTGCTGGTGCTGCCCACGGTCGACGTGCTCGACGCCAACGTCCACGATCCCGACACCCTGCGCAGCGCGTTCGCCGGACAGGACGTGGTCATCAACCTGGTCGGCATCCTCAACGAACGGCGCCCGGGTCAGTTTCGTCACACGCATGTGGAACTGACGCGCAAGGTCATCGAGGCCTGCCGGGCCGCCGGCGTGAAGCGGCTGCTGCACATGTCGGCCCTGGGGGCCGATCCGCGCGGTCCCAGCGAGTATCAGCGCACCAAGGGCGAAGCGGAAGAACTGGTGCGCGCGGCCACCGACCTGCAGCCCACCATCTTCCGTCCGTCGGTGATCTTCGGCGAGGGCGACAGTTTCTTCAACCGCTTCGCCGGGCTGCTCAAGCTCACCCCCTTCGTGTTCCCGCTGGCTTGCCCGAACGCGCGTTTTGCGCCGGTCTACGTCGGCGACGTGGCCCACGCTTACCGGGTGGCGGTGTATCACAAGGAGACGCCGGGGCAGACCTACGAGCTGTGCGGGCCGCGCGCCTATACTCTGCGCGAGTTGGTCGAGTACACGGCGCAGCTGGCGGGTCGGCACCGCTACGTGCTGGCGCTCGGCGACGGCGCCTCGCGGCTGCAGGCGCGCATCGCCCAACGCCTCCCCGGCAAGCCGTTCAGCATGGATAATTATCACTCCATGCAACGCGATAACGTGTGCGACGGCCCGTTCCCGGCCGTGTTCGGGATCGCGCACCCGACCACCATCGAGGCGCGGGTGCCCTTGTATCTCGCCCACCGGCGCACCCGGGACCGCCTGACACACATGCGCCGCACGCGCGAGTAA
- a CDS encoding SAM-dependent methyltransferase, which produces MRLPSQLGPQPLDLPAPDPAASAHSARLRDALHTEIVAAGAPGIPFARFMEQALYAPGLGYYSAGTRKFGREGDFITAPELSPLFGRCLARQLIPLLAQLPGGEVLEVGAGSGVLAADLLGELHTLGALPARYLILERSAELRARQQARLAEAPIALRERVQWLDDLPPPGWQGVVVANELLDALPVHRFVRGTDGETAELYVDWADGRFVWRAGPWSDPRLAEQLAAVEAEAGALPAGYVSELAPAVGDWLRALAERLGRGAVLLFDYGYSRREYYLPERSGGTLTCHYRHRVHGDPLILPGLQDITAYVDFTAAAEAAHAAGLAVAGYTTQAHFLLGAGLLELAQLDALDAVERTHRAQQIKTLTLPGEMGERFKVLALARDLDLALPSLRLADMRARL; this is translated from the coding sequence ATGCGTCTTCCCTCGCAGCTCGGCCCGCAGCCGTTGGACCTGCCCGCGCCCGATCCCGCCGCGTCGGCGCACAGCGCGCGCCTGCGCGATGCCCTGCATACCGAGATCGTTGCGGCCGGTGCTCCCGGCATTCCCTTCGCCCGCTTCATGGAGCAGGCGCTATACGCGCCGGGCCTCGGCTATTACAGCGCCGGCACCCGCAAGTTCGGCCGCGAGGGCGACTTCATCACCGCCCCGGAGCTCTCCCCACTGTTCGGACGCTGCCTGGCGCGACAGCTGATACCGCTGCTGGCGCAACTGCCGGGCGGGGAGGTGCTGGAGGTCGGCGCCGGTAGCGGGGTGTTGGCCGCCGACCTGCTGGGCGAGCTTCACACGCTGGGGGCGCTGCCCGCCCGCTACCTGATCCTGGAGCGCAGCGCCGAACTGCGCGCGCGCCAGCAGGCGCGGCTCGCCGAGGCACCGATCGCGCTGCGGGAACGCGTGCAGTGGCTGGACGACCTCCCGCCGCCGGGCTGGCAGGGCGTGGTGGTGGCGAACGAGCTGTTGGACGCCCTCCCGGTGCACCGCTTCGTGCGGGGCACCGACGGTGAGACGGCGGAGTTGTACGTGGACTGGGCCGACGGGCGCTTCGTGTGGCGCGCGGGGCCGTGGAGCGATCCGCGCCTGGCGGAGCAGCTGGCGGCGGTGGAGGCGGAGGCGGGCGCGCTGCCCGCCGGCTACGTGAGCGAACTCGCGCCCGCGGTGGGGGATTGGCTGCGCGCACTCGCCGAACGCCTCGGCCGCGGTGCGGTGCTGCTGTTCGATTACGGTTATTCGCGCCGCGAGTACTATCTGCCCGAACGCAGCGGCGGCACGCTGACCTGCCACTACCGCCACCGCGTCCATGGCGACCCGTTGATCCTGCCCGGCTTGCAGGACATTACCGCCTATGTCGATTTCACGGCCGCCGCGGAGGCCGCCCACGCGGCCGGCCTGGCGGTGGCGGGCTACACCACGCAGGCGCACTTTCTGCTCGGCGCGGGCCTGCTCGAACTGGCGCAGCTGGACGCGCTCGATGCGGTGGAACGCACCCACCGCGCACAGCAGATCAAGACCCTCACCCTGCCGGGGGAGATGGGCGAGCGCTTCAAGGTGCTCGCGCTTGCGCGCGACCTCGATCTCGCTCTGCCGAGCCTGCGTCTGGCCGACATGCGCGCGCGCCTGTAG
- a CDS encoding pyridoxamine 5'-phosphate oxidase family protein — MLSVQEQRQMAQLLREQRWGALATVAQGAPQASMVAYAYDEANHGLLLHLSRLADHTRNLLRNPHASLVVSAPDDGRSDPQALPRLSLHGHCALLEKGSADYEQSRGRYLERLPTAQRLFEFGDFELLRLVPERARYIGGFARAHSLDREDFVNAMEA, encoded by the coding sequence ATGCTCAGCGTCCAAGAGCAGCGCCAAATGGCCCAGTTGCTGCGCGAGCAGCGCTGGGGGGCGCTCGCCACCGTGGCGCAGGGCGCCCCGCAGGCCTCCATGGTGGCCTACGCCTACGATGAGGCGAATCATGGCCTGCTGCTGCACCTCAGCCGCCTCGCCGACCACACCCGCAATCTCCTGCGCAACCCGCATGCTTCGCTCGTCGTGAGCGCTCCGGATGACGGGCGCAGCGACCCGCAAGCCCTCCCCCGCCTGAGCCTGCACGGCCACTGCGCGCTGCTCGAGAAAGGGAGCGCCGACTACGAACAGAGCCGTGGGCGCTACCTGGAGCGTCTACCCACCGCGCAGCGCCTGTTCGAGTTCGGCGACTTCGAGTTGCTGCGCCTGGTACCCGAACGGGCACGCTACATCGGCGGCTTTGCGCGTGCGCACAGCCTCGATCGCGAGGATTTCGTCAACGCCATGGAGGCGTGA
- the tsaD gene encoding tRNA (adenosine(37)-N6)-threonylcarbamoyltransferase complex transferase subunit TsaD, whose translation MRILGLETSCDETGVAVYDATRGLLAHALYSQVDLHAEYGGVVPELASRDHVRKTLPLVRRVLAEADTAPEAIAGVAYTAGPGLAGALLVGAAIGRSLAWAWGVPAVGVHHMEGHLLAPMLEADPPAFPFVALLVSGGHTQLVEVQRVGAYRVLGESLDDAAGEAFDKTAKLLGLGYPGGPALAALGEQGDPNRFRFPRPMTDRPGLDFSFSGLKTYALNTLQAHPEPAARADIARAFEEAVVDTLVIKCRRAMRATGLPRLVMAGGVSANRRLRERLETALAAEGVRVYYARHEFCTDNGAMIAYAGLQRLRAGEAQGAGFTVRPRWPMAELAPV comes from the coding sequence ATGCGTATTCTCGGCCTGGAAACCTCGTGCGACGAGACCGGCGTGGCGGTGTACGACGCCACGCGCGGCTTGCTCGCGCACGCCCTCTACAGCCAAGTGGACCTGCACGCCGAGTACGGCGGGGTGGTGCCGGAACTGGCCTCGCGCGATCACGTGCGCAAGACCCTGCCGCTGGTGCGCCGCGTGCTCGCGGAGGCGGACACCGCGCCCGAAGCGATCGCCGGCGTGGCTTACACCGCGGGCCCGGGCTTGGCGGGCGCACTGCTGGTCGGCGCCGCTATCGGCCGCAGCCTGGCGTGGGCCTGGGGCGTCCCCGCCGTCGGGGTGCACCACATGGAGGGCCATCTGCTGGCGCCCATGCTGGAGGCCGATCCGCCGGCGTTCCCGTTCGTCGCGCTGCTGGTCTCGGGCGGGCACACTCAGCTGGTGGAGGTGCAGCGCGTCGGGGCCTACCGTGTGCTCGGCGAGTCGCTGGACGACGCCGCCGGCGAGGCCTTCGACAAGACCGCCAAGCTGCTGGGTCTCGGCTATCCGGGCGGTCCCGCGTTGGCGGCGCTGGGGGAGCAGGGCGATCCGAACCGCTTCCGGTTCCCGCGCCCGATGACCGACCGGCCGGGACTCGATTTCAGCTTCAGCGGCCTCAAGACCTACGCCCTCAACACCCTGCAGGCGCATCCCGAGCCGGCCGCGCGGGCCGACATCGCGCGCGCCTTCGAGGAGGCGGTGGTCGACACGCTGGTGATCAAGTGCCGGCGTGCGATGCGCGCGACGGGCCTGCCGCGCCTGGTGATGGCCGGCGGGGTGAGTGCCAACCGGCGACTGCGCGAGCGGCTGGAGACGGCGCTCGCCGCCGAGGGCGTGCGGGTCTACTACGCGCGCCACGAGTTCTGCACCGACAACGGCGCCATGATCGCCTATGCGGGCCTGCAGCGTCTGCGCGCGGGCGAGGCGCAGGGCGCCGGCTTCACCGTGCGCCCGCGCTGGCCGATGGCCGAGCTGGCGCCGGTGTAG
- the folB gene encoding dihydroneopterin aldolase produces the protein MDIIYLHGLKIETVIGIFEWERRVKQTVTLDLDMATDIGRAAASDHIDDTLDYKAVAKRLIEYVGNSEFQLVETLTERVAQLLLEEFRMPWVRVRLNKQGAVRGAQDVGVVIERARDAAP, from the coding sequence ATGGACATCATTTACCTGCACGGGCTGAAGATCGAGACGGTGATCGGGATTTTCGAATGGGAGCGGCGCGTGAAGCAGACCGTCACACTGGACCTCGACATGGCGACCGACATCGGCCGCGCCGCCGCCTCGGACCACATTGACGACACGCTGGACTACAAGGCGGTGGCGAAGCGCCTCATCGAGTACGTGGGCAACAGCGAGTTTCAGTTGGTGGAGACCCTGACCGAACGGGTGGCCCAATTGTTGCTGGAGGAGTTTCGGATGCCTTGGGTGCGGGTGCGTCTCAACAAACAGGGCGCGGTGCGCGGCGCGCAGGACGTCGGCGTGGTGATCGAGCGCGCCCGCGACGCTGCCCCGTGA
- the moaA gene encoding GTP 3',8-cyclase MoaA: MQNDATKLIDRFGRHVTYVRISVTDRCDFRCVYCMAEDMTFLPRAQVLTLEELAEIGRAFTELGVTKIRLTGGEPLVRKNVLWLFEEMGALPGLEELTVTTNGSQLERLAGPLRAAGVRRINISLDSLDRARFKRITRVGELDKVLRGIDAARTAGFERIKLNTVAMRNRNHDEIVDLVQFAVDRGIDISFIEEMPLGVIGDHDRAEVYMSSDEVRATIETRFALRESDANTGGPARYFEVEGTRSRVGFISPHSHNFCDTCNRVRVTTEGRLLLCLGQEHSVDLRAVLRAHPGDRERLKQAIVDAMAIKPKGHDFNLQAQPVIMRHMSVTGG; the protein is encoded by the coding sequence ATGCAGAACGACGCGACTAAGCTCATCGACCGCTTCGGGCGCCACGTAACCTACGTGCGCATCTCCGTGACCGACCGCTGCGACTTTCGCTGTGTCTACTGTATGGCGGAGGACATGACCTTCCTGCCGCGCGCTCAGGTGCTCACGCTGGAGGAGCTGGCCGAAATCGGGCGCGCCTTCACCGAGCTTGGCGTGACCAAGATCCGCCTGACCGGCGGCGAGCCACTGGTGCGCAAGAACGTGCTGTGGCTGTTCGAGGAAATGGGCGCCCTGCCCGGTCTCGAGGAACTGACGGTCACCACCAACGGCTCACAGCTCGAGCGCCTGGCCGGTCCGCTGCGCGCCGCCGGCGTTCGGCGCATCAACATCAGCCTGGACAGCCTGGACCGCGCGCGCTTCAAGCGCATCACCCGAGTCGGCGAGCTCGACAAGGTGCTGCGCGGCATCGACGCGGCGCGCACGGCGGGCTTCGAGCGCATCAAGCTCAACACCGTGGCGATGCGCAACCGCAACCATGACGAGATCGTCGACCTGGTGCAGTTCGCGGTCGACCGCGGCATCGACATCAGCTTCATTGAGGAAATGCCGCTCGGCGTGATCGGCGACCACGACCGCGCCGAGGTCTACATGTCGAGCGACGAGGTGCGCGCGACCATCGAGACGCGCTTCGCCCTGCGCGAGAGCGACGCGAACACAGGCGGCCCGGCGCGTTATTTCGAGGTCGAGGGAACGCGCAGCCGCGTCGGCTTCATCTCGCCCCACAGCCACAACTTCTGCGATACCTGCAACCGCGTGCGCGTCACAACCGAGGGGCGGCTCCTGCTATGCCTGGGCCAAGAGCACTCGGTCGATCTGCGCGCGGTCCTGCGCGCCCATCCCGGCGACCGCGAGCGCCTCAAACAGGCGATCGTGGACGCCATGGCCATCAAACCCAAGGGCCACGACTTCAACCTGCAGGCGCAGCCCGTGATCATGCGCCACATGAGCGTGACCGGCGGCTAG